A window from Thiohalomonas denitrificans encodes these proteins:
- a CDS encoding DUF4198 domain-containing protein, with translation MAEWRRWVIGLALLSGGLAGSVQAGPVWFSDQPPNAEWAKRAHHAHGGMVERGRGGVYVKRLWLRSGGEPASAVYTQPADDASFGVFGIDGESLTPDLFKVDSGGGITFAMPEEGFYNAYFIERSVEDAVLKSSIVKAEVLKHSCGEGHDPKLTASRMPPRDRAGMPLEIIRERLPGEDFHTRIRSGDEVGFRVHYEGSPAAGANVSLTTQEGWTKQVVADADGRAVFKLIRDYYPAWNDFDKRHHEAFLVTAEYRVEASGELDGTPFEEAHYRATLPGTFYPSELEYSSYLVGLIVALVAAALGAAGLFLYRLKHSRAGRERLQ, from the coding sequence ATGGCTGAATGGCGACGCTGGGTGATCGGTTTGGCATTGCTGTCCGGTGGGTTGGCTGGAAGTGTGCAGGCCGGACCGGTCTGGTTTTCCGATCAGCCGCCGAATGCGGAATGGGCCAAGCGCGCACATCATGCGCACGGTGGCATGGTCGAACGGGGCCGTGGAGGGGTTTACGTCAAGCGTCTCTGGCTGAGATCCGGAGGTGAGCCGGCATCCGCCGTCTATACGCAGCCCGCTGATGATGCAAGTTTCGGCGTGTTCGGCATCGATGGCGAAAGTCTTACACCCGACCTGTTCAAGGTCGACAGCGGTGGCGGCATCACCTTCGCCATGCCCGAAGAAGGATTCTATAACGCCTATTTTATCGAACGCAGCGTCGAAGATGCCGTGCTGAAGAGCTCCATCGTCAAGGCGGAGGTCCTCAAGCACAGCTGCGGCGAGGGACACGATCCCAAACTCACTGCATCACGCATGCCGCCGCGGGACCGGGCCGGTATGCCGCTGGAGATCATTCGCGAACGTCTCCCCGGTGAAGATTTCCATACGCGGATTCGATCCGGCGATGAGGTGGGCTTTCGGGTCCACTACGAAGGGAGCCCCGCCGCCGGTGCCAACGTCAGTCTGACTACCCAGGAGGGTTGGACCAAACAGGTGGTGGCAGACGCGGACGGCCGGGCTGTCTTCAAACTGATTCGCGATTACTACCCCGCCTGGAACGACTTCGACAAGAGGCATCACGAGGCCTTCCTGGTCACCGCGGAGTATCGGGTCGAGGCGTCCGGTGAGCTGGATGGCACACCGTTTGAAGAGGCCCATTACCGGGCGACCCTGCCGGGTACGTTTTATCCCTCCGAACTGGAGTATTCGTCCTATCTGGTCGGTCTCATCGTGGCGCTGGTCGCAGCGGCACTGGGCGCCGCAGGCCTGTTCCTCTATCGGCTGAAGCACAGTCGGGCGGGACGGGAGCGGCTCCAGTGA
- a CDS encoding sensor histidine kinase, which yields MAHRQFPTLVRYGLIIPALLLAGLLRLALDPALGFYGPITTFFGVSMVVAWYGGRGPALLTLLLGALAAAYLFMPPRGSFSAAPGQWLGVTLYLAINFVVVLLVVYLKSSKESAELNDFRFRRLLEAGNVGIALADSTGHIRHANPVLLNMLGYTPAEVEAGELRWDRLTPPEFTEITLAALRQVDSDGLPFGPYEKEYITRSGGRIPVLIGLVPFERTPDGPLTGAIFVIDLSPMKEVEKQLRLQEARMHIAAQTAGFGSFDLNLETGEEYWSPEIKKLFGLPPEAAVALEADRLPIAFHPDDHKDVLQAVQTAMDPNGFGEMQAEHRILQPGGKEIWVLNRSKVVFAGEGANRHPVRHIGALIDIDERKRLEEALRANEARLKRANAELEQFAYVTSHDLKAPLRSVHGLSTWIEEETAPHLSRDGRRHMQLLRDRVAYMDQLLNSLLEYSRAGGQVSELKSVATADLIEEIIAEIEHPPEFRVEIVSEMPRFTTDAFHLHQVFRQLLDNAVKHHDRRDGRVALSARDLGAAYEFTVTDDGPGIPGECQEWVFNLFRQGPDAPNSTGTGVGLTVVKKVVENIGGDIRLESSPGEGTTFRFTWPKQIPINGSCPPTRSSDEIPA from the coding sequence ATGGCCCACAGACAATTTCCGACGCTCGTTCGATACGGATTGATCATCCCGGCGTTACTGCTTGCGGGCCTGCTGCGCCTCGCCCTTGACCCTGCGCTTGGCTTCTATGGACCGATAACCACCTTCTTTGGCGTCTCTATGGTGGTCGCCTGGTATGGCGGCCGGGGACCGGCGCTGCTTACCCTCTTGCTGGGTGCCCTCGCAGCCGCCTACCTCTTCATGCCGCCACGCGGCAGTTTTTCGGCTGCGCCGGGCCAATGGCTCGGGGTCACACTGTACCTGGCCATCAATTTCGTTGTCGTTCTTCTGGTGGTGTACCTCAAAAGCAGCAAGGAGAGTGCCGAGCTCAACGACTTTCGCTTCCGGCGTCTGCTGGAGGCGGGCAACGTCGGGATCGCCCTCGCCGACAGTACAGGGCATATCAGGCATGCCAATCCCGTACTTCTGAACATGCTCGGCTATACCCCGGCCGAGGTCGAAGCCGGCGAGCTTCGCTGGGATCGCCTCACGCCTCCTGAATTCACCGAGATCACCCTGGCAGCACTTCGCCAGGTCGATTCCGACGGCCTGCCATTTGGCCCTTACGAGAAGGAGTACATTACCAGGAGCGGGGGACGGATCCCGGTCCTGATCGGCCTGGTACCTTTCGAGAGAACGCCCGACGGGCCCCTGACCGGGGCCATCTTCGTTATCGACCTGAGCCCGATGAAAGAGGTGGAAAAGCAGCTTCGGCTGCAGGAGGCGAGGATGCATATTGCGGCCCAGACCGCCGGCTTCGGCTCCTTCGACCTCAACCTGGAAACCGGTGAGGAGTACTGGTCCCCGGAGATCAAAAAGCTGTTTGGATTGCCGCCGGAGGCAGCAGTAGCACTGGAAGCGGACCGACTTCCGATCGCTTTTCACCCCGATGACCACAAAGACGTTCTGCAAGCCGTCCAGACCGCAATGGATCCGAACGGCTTCGGTGAGATGCAAGCCGAACACCGAATTCTACAGCCGGGCGGCAAAGAAATATGGGTACTCAACCGAAGCAAGGTGGTTTTTGCCGGCGAAGGAGCAAATCGTCATCCGGTTCGTCACATCGGTGCTCTCATCGACATCGATGAACGCAAGCGTCTCGAGGAGGCGCTGCGGGCCAATGAGGCGCGTCTGAAACGTGCCAATGCCGAGCTGGAACAATTCGCCTACGTCACCTCCCACGATCTCAAGGCCCCCTTGAGATCCGTCCACGGACTCTCCACCTGGATCGAAGAGGAGACCGCCCCGCATCTCTCCCGCGATGGCCGGCGCCATATGCAGCTGCTACGCGATCGCGTGGCGTATATGGATCAGCTGCTCAATTCCCTGCTCGAATATTCCCGGGCCGGCGGTCAGGTCAGCGAACTGAAGAGTGTCGCCACCGCCGATCTGATCGAGGAAATCATTGCCGAAATCGAGCATCCTCCGGAGTTTCGGGTTGAAATCGTTTCGGAGATGCCCCGCTTCACGACCGATGCATTTCACCTCCACCAGGTGTTCAGGCAGCTGCTCGACAATGCCGTCAAACATCACGACCGTCGCGATGGCCGGGTTGCCCTATCCGCCCGGGATCTGGGTGCGGCCTATGAATTCACCGTTACCGATGACGGCCCTGGCATACCTGGTGAGTGTCAGGAGTGGGTATTCAACCTCTTTCGACAAGGACCCGATGCACCGAACTCAACCGGTACCGGGGTTGGTCTCACGGTGGTGAAGAAGGTCGTCGAAAATATCGGCGGTGATATCCGCCTGGAATCATCACCCGGCGAGGGTACAACCTTCCGGTTCACCTGGCCGAAGCAGATCCCCATCAACGGCTCTTGTCCGCCGACGCGGAGTTCTGACGAAATCCCCGCCTGA
- a CDS encoding OmpP1/FadL family transporter — MKQTYRTLVVALAVYTPCTAFATNGYQLIGVGAYQKSLGGAVTANPGSAMTAVTNPAGMARIGNRADFSMEAFMPEREAGFSATGGDTAESAVDIYGVPAIGWTAPVSEQNRDVYFGGGMYGTSGMGVDYAPTLMMAAHPDNGLPVYWDGYSNISFWQMAPTLAWNQNERLSLGVSLNIDYQSVAFRQRATQDTTSDGMGDTTVSNFDLGRSTSSFGFGLSLGMMYDLTESIDLGFAYKSRQEFSDLEYQLAQGDITDQSGNPLPAGTYKLDLDYPQQASLGIAYQATPALTVSADLKWIDWSDTMDKLAVEGPGVTVPMDPGWDDQTVYAVGLAYAVNNQLNLRAGYNYAKSPFGSEKVSSNLLLPAVVEHHYTIGGDYRFNQHWELAAHYMYAPEETFTAPDDDPIAPGAEIKLGETSFGLNVGYRF; from the coding sequence ATGAAACAGACATATCGTACCCTCGTTGTCGCTCTTGCCGTCTACACCCCCTGCACCGCCTTCGCCACCAACGGCTACCAACTGATCGGTGTGGGGGCCTACCAAAAGTCACTAGGCGGAGCCGTTACCGCAAATCCCGGCAGCGCCATGACCGCCGTGACCAATCCCGCCGGCATGGCCCGTATCGGCAACCGCGCCGACTTTTCGATGGAAGCCTTCATGCCCGAGCGCGAAGCCGGCTTTTCGGCCACCGGTGGAGATACGGCTGAGAGTGCGGTGGATATCTACGGCGTGCCCGCCATCGGCTGGACCGCACCGGTTAGCGAACAGAACCGGGACGTCTACTTCGGCGGCGGCATGTATGGCACCTCGGGGATGGGGGTTGATTACGCGCCGACATTGATGATGGCGGCTCATCCCGACAATGGCCTGCCTGTCTACTGGGACGGCTACTCCAATATCTCCTTCTGGCAGATGGCACCGACCCTCGCCTGGAATCAGAACGAGCGGCTGAGTCTGGGTGTCTCCCTGAACATCGACTACCAGTCCGTCGCCTTTCGCCAGCGCGCTACACAGGACACGACCAGTGACGGGATGGGTGACACGACTGTCTCCAATTTCGACCTGGGTCGCTCTACCAGTTCGTTCGGGTTTGGGCTATCGCTCGGAATGATGTACGACCTCACCGAGTCCATCGACCTCGGCTTCGCCTACAAGAGCCGCCAGGAGTTTTCCGACCTGGAATACCAGCTGGCACAGGGAGATATCACGGATCAGTCGGGCAACCCTCTTCCGGCCGGTACCTACAAGCTGGACCTCGACTACCCTCAGCAGGCGTCCCTCGGTATCGCCTACCAGGCCACACCGGCATTGACCGTTTCGGCGGATCTCAAGTGGATCGACTGGTCCGACACCATGGACAAACTGGCCGTGGAAGGACCGGGAGTAACGGTTCCGATGGATCCGGGCTGGGATGATCAGACGGTGTACGCCGTCGGCCTCGCCTACGCGGTGAATAATCAATTGAACCTGCGCGCGGGTTACAACTATGCCAAATCACCGTTTGGCAGCGAGAAAGTCAGCAGCAATCTACTCCTGCCCGCAGTGGTCGAGCACCACTACACCATCGGCGGTGATTACCGGTTCAACCAACACTGGGAACTGGCCGCCCATTACATGTATGCCCCGGAGGAAACCTTCACGGCACCGGATGATGATCCGATCGCCCCGGGGGCGGAGATCAAACTGGGGGAGACCTCTTTCGGTCTGAACGTCGGCTACCGTTTCTGA
- a CDS encoding LysR family transcriptional regulator translates to MNSTPNLYYKQNRLKQLRAFCHTARAGSITLAAETLFLSQPSVSLQIQALEREFGVTVFERRGPHIKMTPEGEALYKLAEPLVEGIDKLHESFAASYGKLESGELDIAAGESTILYILAEPLRLFAKAYPNIRLKLHNVTGRDGMSMLRADDVDLAVGSMLEVPEEINYRPVVTYDPTLIAAQDHPLAHKETVTLKDIGPHGLILPPRHLSTWRIVDLVFRQYNVNYKVALEAGGWEVIKKYVELGLGISIVTDVCLTGDERLACKSLVRYFPKRSYGIVLRQGRFLSPQAMRFIDILQHYYLGELGDGVSPEAGMVGSEFEEALSGMPDAEGWSDRKF, encoded by the coding sequence ATGAATTCCACACCCAATCTTTACTACAAACAGAATCGGCTCAAGCAGTTACGCGCTTTCTGTCACACTGCGCGAGCGGGGAGTATCACCCTGGCAGCGGAAACACTGTTTCTCAGCCAGCCATCGGTTTCGCTGCAAATACAGGCTCTGGAGAGGGAGTTTGGGGTGACCGTTTTCGAGCGGCGAGGTCCCCACATCAAGATGACGCCGGAAGGGGAGGCGCTCTACAAGCTCGCGGAACCGCTGGTGGAGGGTATCGACAAGCTGCACGAGAGTTTTGCAGCCAGCTACGGAAAACTGGAATCCGGGGAGCTTGATATCGCAGCGGGCGAGTCAACCATTCTTTATATACTGGCCGAGCCGCTTCGGCTATTCGCCAAGGCTTATCCCAATATCCGCTTGAAGCTGCACAACGTCACGGGGCGGGATGGTATGTCCATGCTGCGCGCGGATGATGTGGACCTGGCCGTCGGTTCCATGCTGGAAGTGCCGGAGGAGATCAATTACCGCCCGGTGGTGACCTATGACCCGACCCTGATTGCCGCGCAGGACCACCCACTGGCGCACAAGGAAACAGTCACGCTCAAGGATATTGGTCCCCATGGACTCATACTGCCGCCCCGCCATCTCTCCACCTGGCGCATCGTTGACCTGGTGTTTCGGCAATATAATGTGAATTACAAGGTGGCGCTGGAGGCCGGTGGCTGGGAGGTGATCAAGAAATACGTGGAGTTGGGGCTCGGCATCTCGATTGTGACTGATGTCTGTCTGACCGGTGATGAGCGGTTGGCGTGCAAATCACTGGTGCGCTACTTCCCCAAGCGCTCCTACGGCATCGTCCTGCGCCAGGGCCGTTTCCTTTCCCCCCAGGCGATGCGTTTTATCGACATACTCCAGCACTACTATCTAGGCGAACTGGGAGACGGAGTATCTCCCGAAGCCGGTATGGTCGGCTCCGAATTCGAGGAGGCCCTGTCGGGCATGCCCGATGCCGAGGGTTGGAGTGACCGCAAGTTCTAG
- a CDS encoding (Fe-S)-binding protein: MASVMHIAIAGTFMAGLGVALASVLAIANRRLHVEEDPRLDDIEEMLPSANCGACGNPGCRPFAEALLAGTTEPAKCTVNPVEVNQAIADFLGIDLGTPDKRVARLACAGGSHVAYTRARYRGLKSCRAASVVSGGGKGCSWGCLGLADCEAVCDFDAIQMDQHGLPVVDADKCTACGDCVDICPKDLFSVQPTSHRLWVACKNRDMADEGEAHCEVVCNACGRCSADSPEGLIAMEDNLAVIDYEKNDLASKVAIERCPTGAIVWLDVVKGAIKGAKAKRVTRKQPLPERVEPLPRP; this comes from the coding sequence ATGGCGTCAGTCATGCACATTGCGATTGCCGGGACGTTCATGGCGGGGCTGGGTGTTGCACTGGCTTCGGTGCTGGCCATTGCCAATCGTCGTCTGCACGTGGAAGAGGACCCCAGGCTCGACGACATCGAAGAGATGCTTCCCAGCGCCAATTGCGGTGCCTGCGGTAACCCCGGGTGCCGCCCTTTCGCCGAAGCCCTGCTCGCCGGCACGACCGAGCCGGCCAAATGCACCGTCAATCCGGTCGAAGTGAATCAGGCCATTGCAGACTTTCTGGGCATTGACCTGGGCACCCCCGATAAACGCGTGGCGCGCCTGGCCTGTGCCGGCGGCAGTCACGTTGCCTATACCCGCGCCCGCTATCGCGGCCTGAAATCCTGTCGCGCCGCATCCGTCGTCTCCGGCGGCGGCAAGGGATGCAGTTGGGGCTGTCTCGGATTGGCCGATTGCGAAGCCGTCTGCGACTTCGACGCGATCCAGATGGATCAACACGGGCTGCCCGTGGTGGACGCCGACAAGTGTACCGCCTGCGGCGATTGCGTGGACATCTGTCCGAAAGATCTCTTCTCCGTACAGCCAACCAGCCACCGCTTGTGGGTCGCCTGTAAAAACCGGGACATGGCCGATGAGGGCGAGGCCCACTGCGAGGTGGTCTGTAATGCCTGCGGTCGCTGCTCCGCGGACTCACCCGAAGGGCTCATCGCCATGGAGGACAACCTGGCGGTGATCGATTACGAAAAAAACGACCTCGCCTCAAAGGTCGCCATAGAGCGCTGTCCAACGGGCGCCATCGTCTGGCTCGATGTTGTCAAAGGCGCCATCAAGGGAGCCAAAGCGAAGCGGGTCACCCGCAAACAACCCCTGCCCGAACGGGTGGAGCCGCTGCCCCGACCCTGA
- a CDS encoding 2-oxoacid:acceptor oxidoreductase family protein: protein MKMKQKEKVQIKYPGSRQAMDGNSAVIMCERESSDAAGAYPITPSTQMGEFWAEEVSNGHINISERPLIFIEPESEHAAAAVTAGLSMTGLRATNFSSAQGVAFMHESLYAAAGKRLTYVLNIGCRAITKASLNVHAGHDDYHCVDDTGFFQMMANDAQGAADLNIIAHRVAELALTPGIIAQDGFLTTHLIESLQVPERELIAQYLGRPEDLIECPTPAQKMLFGETRRRIPLTWDVDNPVTSGSVQNQDAYMQAVAAQRPFFYRHIPALMEQAMEEYYQLTGRKYGRIHTYKTDDADYLIVGQGSMVVQAEAVADYLRKSRKLKVGVVGITSFRPFPGDRLGQVLKGRKGVAVLERTDQPLAEDLPLMREIRATLSKCIENHIAANGQLPWPDYAVYAKNGDIPVLYSGAFGLGSRDLQPEGLIAAVENMLDDGPKKKFFYLSIDFLHDSPESPKQELYQQELLEAYPEIGDLALRGSENPNLMPEGSITVRMHSVGGWGAVTTGKNLAMTLFDLLDYDIKANPKYGSEKKGQPTTYYLSAAPERIKISCEYHFVDAVLAPDPNVFEHSNALFGLKKGGTFVVQSSLDTPEAVWNSFSYSTRKFVVENDIRIFYVDGFGIAKSEASNADLQFRMQGIAFQGAFFKASPLMETANLDEKSLFRAIEDQLESKFGSKGRRVVEDNLRVVRRGFDECTEILDKPLGNVTALTKKHKSTLPITLKRMPQNRNRLTDIHRFWESTGNFYVSGQGSDNLADPFMSMSLIPAATGIYRDMTQIRFEYPDWIPENCTACGDCYTACPDSAIPGLVNSIPEVFNTVIQRIEGSGRPTRHLRRAVRSLEKKLRSGIKADGESANVQVLIDQAIVETIVESELEAEALERLNTELEWFKESIGGFKFASTKPYFTAREKRGKGSGGLFSITVNPYTCKGCMECVEVCDDAALVAVKQTPESVERLREDWNFWLDLPTTSPDYIRVDDLDEAVGALDTILLDKRNFGSLICGDGACLGCGEKTAIHLFTATVTALMQSRVKVHLAKIEDLIQRFEKHIRLKLAESMDLSDTGTITAVVDQHRDVDLTLSRLSAGLDEGRDGNPLDADWLKWATDLLARLKELKSKYVSGRDGNGRAEMGIINATGCTSVWGSTFPYSPYPFPWTSHLFQDSPSMAMGLFEGHMQKMADGFRAVRMAELELEGDYNPDTHGEFFKYFSWKDFSDEEFKLCPPVVSVGGDGAMYDIGFQNLSRAMMSGLPIKVLVLDTQVYSNTGGQSCTSGFVGQVADMAPYGTETRGKQEIRKEISLIGMAHRTSYVMQSSVANVTHLLESYIEGLNSRRPALFNVYTTCQPEHGVGDEATMRQTKLALDSRAYPMFRFNPDRGTTLAECSDIEGNPAVEEDWVTYTLHYEEEGQQKTLEVPLTFADFAVTEGRFRKHFKTAPRESWDDDKMLPVVEFLELDADEREGKFPYVWMVDGKNRLNRVLVSREIIDSTEERRDFWRQLKGLVGADQTVDLNQVANDARIDMAQKLTNSLLAMATGNAANGNGFGETLMGLPANGNGTLQFENGANGSGVADADYEAVWVETPECTACDECIELAPKVFQYNDKKQAEVINPRGSSYKDIVKAAEKCTAVCIHPGTPWNASEADEKLLKRAAKFA, encoded by the coding sequence ATGAAGATGAAGCAGAAAGAGAAAGTGCAGATTAAATATCCCGGCTCCCGCCAGGCCATGGACGGCAACAGTGCTGTCATCATGTGCGAGCGCGAGTCCTCCGATGCTGCCGGCGCCTATCCCATCACTCCTTCGACGCAGATGGGGGAATTCTGGGCGGAAGAGGTCTCGAATGGTCACATCAATATCTCCGAACGGCCTCTCATTTTCATTGAACCCGAGTCGGAACATGCCGCAGCGGCGGTAACCGCCGGCCTGTCGATGACCGGCCTGCGCGCCACCAACTTCTCCTCGGCCCAGGGCGTGGCGTTCATGCATGAATCGCTCTACGCCGCAGCGGGCAAGCGCCTGACTTATGTCCTGAATATCGGCTGCCGTGCGATCACCAAAGCCTCACTGAATGTGCACGCCGGTCATGACGACTACCACTGCGTGGACGACACCGGTTTCTTCCAGATGATGGCCAACGACGCCCAGGGTGCCGCGGACCTGAACATCATCGCCCACCGCGTGGCGGAGCTGGCCCTGACGCCGGGCATCATCGCCCAGGACGGCTTCCTTACCACACACCTGATTGAATCCCTGCAGGTCCCGGAACGCGAGCTGATCGCCCAATACCTGGGCCGACCCGAAGACCTCATCGAGTGTCCCACCCCGGCCCAGAAGATGCTTTTCGGGGAGACCCGTCGCCGCATTCCCCTGACCTGGGATGTGGACAACCCGGTCACTTCAGGGTCGGTGCAGAACCAGGACGCCTACATGCAGGCCGTTGCCGCCCAGCGCCCGTTTTTCTACCGGCACATTCCGGCGCTGATGGAACAGGCGATGGAAGAGTACTACCAGCTCACCGGCCGCAAGTATGGACGTATCCACACCTACAAGACCGATGATGCGGACTATCTCATCGTCGGCCAGGGCTCCATGGTGGTACAGGCCGAGGCGGTGGCCGACTACCTGCGAAAGAGCCGCAAACTGAAGGTTGGTGTGGTCGGCATTACCAGCTTCCGGCCCTTCCCGGGTGATCGGCTGGGACAGGTACTCAAAGGCAGAAAGGGCGTTGCCGTGCTGGAGCGAACGGATCAGCCGCTGGCGGAGGACCTGCCGCTGATGCGCGAGATCCGTGCCACCCTCTCCAAGTGCATCGAAAACCATATTGCAGCCAATGGCCAGCTGCCCTGGCCCGATTACGCGGTCTACGCGAAAAACGGAGACATCCCGGTCCTCTACTCCGGCGCCTTCGGCCTTGGCTCCCGCGACCTGCAGCCCGAGGGTCTGATCGCAGCCGTGGAGAACATGCTCGATGATGGCCCTAAAAAGAAATTCTTCTATCTGTCGATCGATTTCCTGCACGACAGTCCCGAAAGCCCCAAGCAGGAGCTCTACCAGCAGGAGCTGCTCGAGGCCTACCCGGAGATCGGCGACCTCGCCCTGCGCGGTTCGGAAAACCCGAATCTGATGCCCGAAGGTTCGATCACCGTGCGCATGCACTCGGTGGGCGGCTGGGGTGCGGTGACCACCGGCAAGAACCTGGCGATGACCCTGTTCGATCTTCTCGATTACGACATCAAGGCGAATCCGAAATACGGTTCGGAGAAAAAGGGACAGCCGACCACCTATTATCTGTCCGCTGCACCGGAGCGCATCAAGATCAGCTGCGAGTACCACTTTGTGGATGCCGTCCTCGCCCCGGACCCGAATGTGTTCGAGCACTCCAACGCCCTGTTCGGTCTGAAGAAGGGTGGCACTTTCGTGGTGCAATCCAGTCTCGATACACCGGAGGCGGTCTGGAACAGCTTTTCCTACTCCACCCGCAAGTTCGTGGTCGAAAACGACATTCGCATCTTCTATGTGGACGGCTTCGGAATCGCCAAGAGCGAAGCCTCCAATGCCGACCTTCAGTTCCGCATGCAGGGCATCGCCTTCCAGGGCGCCTTTTTCAAGGCCTCGCCGCTGATGGAAACCGCGAATCTGGATGAAAAGTCCCTGTTCCGTGCCATCGAGGATCAGCTGGAGTCGAAATTCGGCTCCAAGGGTCGCCGCGTGGTGGAGGACAATCTGCGGGTGGTCCGTCGCGGTTTCGACGAGTGCACAGAAATCCTCGACAAGCCGCTCGGCAATGTGACTGCCCTCACAAAAAAACACAAGTCCACGCTGCCGATCACGCTCAAGCGGATGCCGCAGAACCGGAACCGGCTTACCGACATTCACCGATTCTGGGAGTCGACCGGCAACTTCTATGTCTCGGGCCAGGGCTCTGACAATCTGGCCGATCCCTTCATGAGCATGTCATTGATCCCTGCGGCCACCGGGATCTATCGGGACATGACCCAGATCCGATTTGAGTATCCGGACTGGATTCCCGAAAACTGTACGGCCTGCGGCGACTGCTACACCGCCTGCCCCGACAGTGCGATTCCGGGTCTGGTCAATTCCATACCGGAGGTGTTCAATACCGTCATCCAGCGCATCGAGGGAAGCGGTCGGCCTACCCGTCATCTGCGCCGGGCGGTCCGCTCCCTGGAGAAGAAACTCCGCTCCGGAATCAAAGCCGACGGTGAAAGCGCCAATGTGCAGGTGCTGATCGATCAGGCGATCGTCGAGACCATCGTCGAATCGGAACTGGAAGCAGAAGCCCTGGAGCGCCTCAACACCGAACTGGAGTGGTTCAAGGAGTCCATCGGTGGTTTCAAGTTTGCCAGTACCAAGCCCTACTTCACCGCCAGGGAGAAGCGCGGCAAGGGTTCCGGCGGCCTCTTCTCCATCACCGTCAACCCCTATACCTGCAAGGGCTGCATGGAGTGCGTCGAGGTCTGCGACGATGCTGCCCTCGTGGCGGTAAAGCAGACCCCCGAATCGGTGGAGCGACTGCGCGAGGACTGGAACTTCTGGCTGGACCTGCCCACCACATCACCGGACTACATCCGGGTGGACGACCTGGATGAAGCCGTCGGTGCGCTCGATACCATTCTGCTCGACAAGCGCAACTTTGGTTCCCTGATCTGCGGTGACGGTGCCTGTCTCGGGTGCGGCGAGAAGACCGCTATTCACCTGTTCACGGCCACCGTCACGGCGCTGATGCAATCACGGGTCAAGGTTCACCTGGCCAAAATCGAAGACTTGATCCAGCGGTTCGAAAAACATATTCGCCTGAAGCTTGCCGAGTCCATGGACCTTTCCGATACCGGGACCATCACGGCCGTGGTCGACCAGCACCGGGATGTTGACCTCACCCTCTCCCGGCTGTCGGCAGGCCTCGATGAGGGCAGGGACGGCAATCCGCTGGATGCCGACTGGCTGAAGTGGGCAACGGATCTGCTGGCGCGGCTCAAGGAGCTGAAGTCGAAATACGTCAGCGGACGCGACGGCAACGGCCGCGCCGAGATGGGCATCATCAACGCGACCGGATGCACCTCCGTGTGGGGTTCGACCTTCCCCTACAGCCCCTATCCGTTCCCCTGGACCTCGCACCTGTTCCAGGACAGCCCCTCCATGGCGATGGGTCTGTTCGAGGGCCATATGCAGAAGATGGCGGACGGTTTCCGGGCCGTGCGCATGGCGGAACTCGAACTGGAGGGAGACTACAACCCGGACACCCATGGTGAATTCTTCAAGTACTTCTCCTGGAAAGACTTCAGCGACGAAGAATTCAAGCTCTGCCCGCCGGTGGTCTCGGTCGGCGGGGATGGCGCCATGTACGACATCGGATTCCAGAATCTGTCGCGCGCCATGATGTCCGGACTGCCCATCAAGGTGCTGGTCCTCGACACTCAGGTGTACTCCAACACCGGTGGCCAGAGCTGTACATCGGGCTTCGTCGGGCAGGTAGCCGACATGGCGCCTTACGGCACAGAGACCCGCGGCAAGCAGGAGATCCGCAAGGAGATATCACTGATCGGCATGGCACACCGCACCAGTTATGTCATGCAGAGCTCGGTGGCCAATGTGACTCACCTGCTGGAGAGCTATATCGAGGGCCTGAACAGCCGGCGGCCGGCACTGTTCAACGTCTACACCACCTGCCAGCCCGAGCACGGCGTAGGTGATGAAGCGACCATGCGACAGACGAAACTGGCGCTCGATTCCCGCGCCTACCCGATGTTCCGCTTCAACCCGGACCGTGGCACCACGCTGGCGGAGTGCTCCGACATCGAGGGCAACCCGGCCGTCGAAGAGGATTGGGTCACCTACACCCTGCACTATGAGGAAGAGGGCCAGCAGAAGACCCTGGAGGTGCCCCTCACCTTCGCCGACTTTGCCGTGACCGAAGGGCGTTTCCGCAAGCACTTCAAAACGGCGCCGCGGGAAAGCTGGGATGACGACAAGATGTTGCCGGTGGTCGAGTTCCTGGAACTCGACGCGGATGAGCGCGAGGGCAAATTTCCCTATGTGTGGATGGTCGACGGCAAGAACCGTCTCAATCGGGTGCTGGTCTCCCGGGAGATCATTGATTCCACCGAAGAGCGTCGTGACTTCTGGCGGCAGTTGAAGGGGCTCGTTGGTGCCGACCAGACGGTCGATTTGAACCAGGTCGCCAATGATGCGCGCATCGATATGGCTCAAAAGCTGACCAATAGCCTGCTGGCAATGGCGACCGGCAACGCCGCCAACGGCAATGGCTTCGGGGAAACCCTGATGGGCCTGCCGGCCAACGGCAACGGCACACTCCAGTTCGAGAATGGCGCCAACGGCTCGGGCGTGGCCGACGCCGATTACGAAGCCGTATGGGTGGAAACCCCCGAATGCACCGCCTGTGACGAATGCATCGAGCTCGCCCCCAAAGTGTTCCAGTACAACGACAAGAAACAGGCCGAGGTGATCAACCCGCGAGGGAGTTCCTACAAGGACATCGTCAAGGCAGCGGAAAAATGCACCGCCGTATGCATTCATCCGGGCACCCCCTGGAATGCGTCCGAGGCGGACGAAAAATTGTTGAAACGGGCGGCGAAATTCGCCTAG